In Nostoc piscinale CENA21, the genomic stretch GCACCTACTAACAAATGTCCGACGTTTGATTTAGCAGAACCGACTAAAGGTGATGCTTGATGTTCACCAAAAAAGCTTTCTACAGAACTACATTCTGTTGTATCGCCTAAGAGTGTACCTGTAGCGTGACACTCTAGATAATCAATCTCTTTGGGGCTAAGTTGGGCTTCTTGATATGCTCGTTCGTAAGCTAGGATTTGTCCTTTGGCGTTGGGGCTGAGTAAGTGTTTACCCCTACCATCGTTGGATAGTCCGTTACCGCAAACAGTGGCGAGGATATTATCACCATCTCTGACAGCATCACTGTAGCGTTTGAGAACTACCATACCGATACCTTCGGAGGTGATTAAGCCGCGAGAGGCTTTATCTAGAGGGCGGCTAATTCCGTTTTCTGGATATCCTTGAATACCAGAAAAGAGCATTCGTAAGAATAGGGGATCAGAGCAACTAATAGCACCAGCCAGCATTAAGTCGGCTTTGCGTGTCTGTAGGTAATGAGATGCTAGTTTGATGGAATAAAAGGCTGAGGAACAAGCTGCATCTATACAGAAATGAGTGCCTGATAGTGAGAGAGATTGAGCGATGAGGGCGGCTGGTAAACCAGATATCATCGCGTTGTAGGGCGATGGTTTGCTAGTTGGGGGGATGGCTGCTAAATGGAAATCTTGGTCTTGGAGAAGTTGAGCGATCGCACCATCAATTGTGCGGCGATAAATGGGGGATAATAATTGATTAGAAAGTTTTGTCGGTAGGGAGAGGGTTCCTAAAATTACACCGCATTTGGCGAGGGCTTGTTGATTACCTAAATAGCCGCTATGTTGGACTGCTTGTTTAGCTGCGTAGAGTGACCATTTAAAGGTATTATCTAAGCTATTTACTAAGGTTGGTGGTAGGTTGTATTCGCTGGGGTCAAATTGAAAGTTGCGAATAAATCCACCTTGGAGGAAGTAAATTTTTTCCGGTTTGCCTTTAGCAGAGTCGTAAAATATTGTGGGATCAACACCAATTTCGGCAAGTGTAACTTCTGAGGTTGAGTTTTTTTGGTCGGTGATGTTTTGCCAAAATTGTTCGGGATTATTCGCGTCGGGAAATAGGCAAGATATACCGATGATGGCTATTTTTTCCACTGTTGTTGTCCTCGTTGGGGTGGGCTTTTGGATTTACGATGTTCCCCGGAGTGGAAATTAAGAGTTTATTTCACGCAGAGGCGCAGAGGCGCGGAGAGTTGGGAAGGTGTGTTTTCCCAGAGTATTTTTTTAACGAACCACAAAGAGCGCAAAGGGCGCAAAGAAGAGGAGGGTTACAGAGAAATAGAGATGAGTTTACTATTGCTATTTTAAACGCAGAGTGAAGGGAACTTTCATCTGCGTTGATCGGCGGTTATTTATTCATCATTCTCATAGGCCAAATTACTGCTTTGGCTCCGAGGATGCGAGAATATATTTTACCTTCGCGGTCGTGGATGTAATAGTCGGAGGTTACACCTGTTGCTGTTTTTGCTTTGACTTCGCAGGAAACGTAGAAGGGTTCATCGCAAGGTAAGGCGCGGAATTGTTCGGAGTGGGTTAGTTGTCCTGGTAGGCAGATTTCTTGATGGAAATGGTTTAGCCAAACCCATAGGGGTTGCGTGCTTAAATCGTTGGCGTATGGGTTATGCCAATTGATAGGAAATTGCCCTTGTTTTTGAGCAGAAATTGATGCCCAGTAGCATTCGGCTGTAATTTTTTCTGGTGTAATGTTGATGACTCTGGTGATTTTTTGAAATGCTGGGCCGTGGAATAATGAGGAGCTATCTTTTTGATAAAAGTCTGTGCCAGTAGCGGTGATGATGTTATCTTCGGTGAGGTTTACTGATTCGTAAATGGGGGCTTCTGGCATTTTCCGCACGATTTTGATTTGGGCGCGGAAGTGATAATGAGTTTTGCCTTCAGGTGTTTTACTTAAGATTGTGGTTTGTAATTCGACAAATTCAGATTCTTTTTTAGCGAGTTCTTGAACTTCGAGAATGTGTTCGCTGACGTTGGAATTAGCGAAGGTAATTCCTTTGAGAACTTTGAATTCTTTACAACTTAAATAGCGATAGCCTGGATGCAATTCTTCACAAGCATTAATCATCCAAGACATGGCGCAGGTTGCTGGTAATACGGGAGAACCAGCGATGACATGATCATATAAGAAGGGGTTTGCTTCTAATACAATGCGGCGACGAATGCGGTAGCTTTTGAGTTCTGTATCTAATGGTGCGGGTGGGCGAATTGTAGGGCTACCGATGACTACTTGTGTGGAGTCATGGTGTGCGGGATGCAGTTCGTTAACTAGCATTTGTGTGCCAATATCTACGGGGATAATATCAATTCCGCGTTCAGCGAAGGCTTTTTTGAGTTCTGGTGTCACCATCCCGCTATCCCAGCCGCCCCAGTTGATTGCAACTACGTGACAATTGGGATGCTTTTGTTTGAATAGATGCGCTGATTTGTTGAGAATTTCGTTAGCGATCGCATAATCAGATTGCCCAATATTCCCGTAAAATCCAGTTACGGAGGAGAACAATACTAACTGTTCTAGTTGATTGGGGTTAACGCAATTCAGTAGATTTTCTAAGCCTTGAACTTTAGCGGTATAAACTTTTTCAAAGTCTTGGTCGGTTTTCTTTTCGATTAATTTATCAGCTAAGTTACCCGCACCGTGAATAATGCCAGTAATTGCTCCTGTACGTGCAACTGTCGCTGCTAGTTTTTGTTGTAATTCGGCAACATTTGTGACATCAGCACTCAGATATTCAACTTTCGCGCCTGTTGCTCTAATTTCTGCTATTGTCTGTTTAATTTCGCGGCTAGAAGCAATTTTGTTATATATTTTCTGCACACTCATGGGTGTAGGCTTCTCGCCTTGAGCGAGAAGATTTTCCATGATGCGTTTTTTTAATGCAGCATCTTCAAAACAATCTTTGGCGAAGTCTGGTTCGTCTTCTAATATTTCTGAACGACCGAGAAGAATAAATGTACAAGGTTGCTGTTGTGCGAGTTTTTTAACGCAGAGGGAGGTGATTCCTTTCGCACCACCACTAACGAGAAATACTGATGAGGAACGAACCAGGGTTGCTGTTGTCATATTTATTTATTGAAGATTTAGAATTTAAACGAACCGCCAAGGCGCAGAGGACGCGGAGGAATGAGAGTTTAAGAGAGTTGTTCTGTGCGCTCTTCTCTGCGCCTTTGCGCGAAACTTTACTTAACTACGGAAGCCTTCAAAGTAACTCGCCCTTGAGAACCATAAGCGACTTCATTGATATAAAGATTCGAGTCGCACAGTTCGCCAATAATATGTTCAGCCGATTTTTGTGCATCTATCGCTGGACTTAAATCAATTGAACGAGCAAATACTTTTGGCCATTCCCATCTCAGGGTTTTGGTGAGTCCGAATAAACCACCTGCGATCGCTCCATAATTGGTGTTATGCTCTAACCCAAATGCTCCATCTAAGCGCACTACTGTGAGGAAGGAACTACGGGTGTAATTTGCTGTTTCGGTAAGGGATTTCTTCAAGTGTTTAGCTACAAAGAAGATGTGCTTAACTATCGCTTTGTCCTGTTCTACAGCCTGTGGATGGATGTGAATGAAACTGCCAATTGTGCCAATATTAGTTGCGATCGCGGATAATTTATGTTGGAGTAATTCTTCACTCATATCTGCAAGGGTGATACGTTCTACACCAGCAGGTAAGGGTGCTTGTTGCGCGATGATAGCTTGGGGGAAGCTTAATACTACTACTTTCCAACTGCGATCGCACAGGGTTTGCACTACGTGGGAGGTGGTGAGGGAGCCATCATCTGTGATTAAGCAGATGTGTCCCTCTGGTAAACTGAACTCTAAGCTGTCGGGTAGCGGGAGGATTTTTAGTTGCGCGGGACGACGCGCAACGTTATCAATTACTTGGACTGGCTGGAAGTCCCAGTTAGAATCAGGCTTTTTTTTTTTCACCCGCAACTAGGCGTTGCAGGTAATCAACTATTTGACCGATAGTTCGTAAGTCACCTAAGTCTTCAACGTTTGGCTTGGGTAGGTTGGGGTAAGTTTCCTGCATTGCGCCTAAGATTTCTACCCGTTTGATGGAGTCGATACCTAAGTCCGCTTCCATGTCCATTTCGAGTTCCAGCATCTCGACTGGGTAGCCAGTTTTATCGCTAGTAATATTTAACAGTGTTTGGGCGATGTCTGCGTAATCTGTAGTATCTTCTACAATTTCTGCGACTAGAGTTTCAGCAATTACTACTGGCTCAGGTGCAGTTACTACAGGAACTACAGGTATGGTAGTAGCGGCTGGCATTTCTGGCATTGCTGGCGCGGGTAACACTGCAACTCCAACACTAGGATTTCCCGAAGCATTAGTTTGCAGATATGTAATAATGTCGCCGATGCTGCGTTTTTCTGCTAATTCTTCTAAGTTGGGCTTGGGTAAATTAGGATACATTTCTTGTAATCCACCCAAGATTTCAACTCGTTTGATGGAGTCGATACCTAAGTCGGCTTCCATATCCATCTCTAATTCGAGCATTTCGACTGGGTAGCCAGTTTTATCGCTGATAATAGCCAGCAAGTTTTTATCTAAGTCAGAGACATCAACCGCAGGTGCTGCTACAACAGGTGCGCTAACTACAGCTACAGGCTGAGGTGTAGGAATTTGAACTACTGGTGCGGGTGTTTCAACTACAGGCGCAGGAGTGAAAGCAACAGGTGCTTCAATTAAAGGCGCAGGTGCAACCGCTACAGGTTGAGGTGCAGGTGCAACAGGTGCTTCAATTACTGGTGCAGGTGCAACCGCTACAGGCTGGGGTGTTGGTGCAACTGGTGTTTCAACAGGTTTGTGACCATTACCGTTACCATTGCCATTTTTCGCTACAGGCTCCACTACTGGAGTTGGTGCAACAATTTTGGTGGTTACAGGTACAGGTGCATCGCTGACAGGGGTTGGTTCAACTGCAACACCACCAGCAATTAACTGTGAATATTGTTGCTGAATGAGATTGAAGAAGTTTTTAGCGTATTCAACCTGTTCCAGAAGATATTGTTCATGGATGCGGAGAGTTTCACCTTGTTGGTTGTGAAACTGCATCATACTGCGTTCCACACCTTCCATCACAACTAGCTTCAGTTGCGCTACCTCTTGGGAAGACTTGGCGTTAGCGAACAAAGCGTTTTGCTGCTGCATCAGTTGGAAGAATGCTTTGGTATATTCCATCTGATGGTTGAGATACTGACCGTGAGTTTGTAAGTTATCAGATTGATTCTTTTGGAATTGGGTCAGCAAGTACTCTAAGCTTTCTAGCATTCGCTGGTAATTTACCAAGTTTTCAGGTTTTGGCATATCAGTTTCCTGGGCTAGTTGATTAGAAAGGATCGCAGGAATCATTTCTGGTTCTGGTGTTGGTTCGGTGATGATATTAGTGATAGGAGTAACTTCAGGTGCGGGTTCCGGTTTGATTATTTCTTGAAGATTTACACCTAAACTCTCCGAAACTCTTATCTCTTGGCGTTCTTCGCGCTCTTGGCGGTTCGTTTCAGAAAACTCTGGAGTAGCACTAACCACTGGCGCAGGTGCAGCAGGTAACGAAACCTTATGTCCACTCTCCAAAGCTTCCTTAAAGCCGTTTCTAGTTTTTTCCGAAACGTAGTTAATACCATTGAGACGCACACTCAAGGTTTTCTTCTTCTCAGCAGGTAATGCAGGTTGAACTTGATAGGGGTCAAGATTCTTCAACTGCATCCCAATGACGCGCATTTGTACTGCTGCTTCCCGCAGAGACCGATCGCTATTCTTCTGAGTGCTAGGATTCAATGCGATAGTAATATGAGGGCGATCGCCTAAAATATCCTTAACTAAGTTAGTCAGAATTCTTTTCGGCCCGAATTCCACAAAGCAAGAACCACCAGCCGCGTAAATATTCTCAATCTCCTGTTTAAACAGCACCGAACTTGCAAGGTGAGTTTCCAGGATGCGCTGCATTCCTGCGGGGTCTTGGGGATAAGGCTTACCAGTAACATTGCTGAAAACTGGAATTTGAGCAGTATTAAATTTGACTGATTTAGTAGCGATCGCAAAGGACTTCTGAGCAAAAGCAATCAGTGAAGTGTGGAAGGCTGCGGAAACAGGTAATTGTACAGCCGCGTATCCTTGTTCTTGCAAAGTCTGACGTACTTTAGCGATTTCTGCGGTCGGCCCTGCCAACACTACCTGAGTCGGAGAATTAAAGTTAGCAATGGATACTTGCGGATAGTGCTTCAGTATCGGCTCAATTTTGTTGATGTCTTCTTTGACAGCCAACATTGTACCTGCATCGTGGTCTGGGTCTTCTGGTGCAGCCATCGCTTGACCCCTAGCTTTCACCAAGAACAGGTAATCTTGCTCACTTAATACACCCGCAGCCCACAATGCTGTTAATTCCCCGAAGCTGTGTCCAGCAACGAAATCAGATTTGAAACCAGCTTTTTGCAGGATGGAATACAGACCAGCACTAAATACCCCAATTGCAGGTTGAGCGTATTCTGTGCGTTGCAGTGCTGCAACTTGAGCATTTTTCTCTGCTTCTTCAAATGTCGGGCGAGGGAAGATAATTTCCGAGAGAGGCTGCAAGTTATCTTTGAGTAACAAACTATCCATGTAACCATGTAACCGTTGCATCTCAGGGAAGTTCATTACCAATTCACGACCCATTTCTAGGTATTGGGAACCTTGACCAGAGAACAACGCGACAACTTTACCGCCTAACTCCATACCAGAGGCGCGGTAGTAAATACCTTGGGGATGTTCCCAAGATGCGGCTGAACCTTTGAGTTTCAACCAGTCGATACTGATTTGCAGCATCTTGCAAGCTTCTTGCAGGTTCTCAGCAACAAAGCCAACTCTCGCCGCAGTTTGGGGAATTTCTAGAGATTGACTATCTTGCACCAACTGAGAAAAATGTCTCTCGCCGCCTTCTGATTGCAACTTCCATAAATCTGCTTCGCACTTGCTGAGTAGTTGCGCTGGGTTATCTGCAAACAGCAGGATTTCTTGGGGTGTGCTGTGTATCCGGTAAGGCTGATTTTGTCCGGCTTCGTATTCTTCTAGAACTACGTGGTAGTTTGTACCACCAAACCCGAAGGAACTGACACCCGCGCGTCTTGGTGCTTCGCCCTCTGGACGAATCCAAGGTCTTGTTTCAGTATTAAGATAAAATGCCGAGTTGTTAATGTCGAGTTTAGGATTCGGCTCGGTAATGTTAATAGTTGGCGGTAAAATTTTGTGATGTAGTGCCAAAGCAGTTTTAATTAAACTTGCCGCACCCGCAGCCGCTTTGGTGTGTCCGATTTGAGATTTCACACTACCTAAAGCGATGTGCTGCTTTTTCTGGTCGTATTCACCAAAGAAGTCTCTTAAAGAACCGAATTCGGTGGGGTCGCCAGCCATTGTACCTGTACCGTGGGCTTCCATCAGACCAACGGTAGCCGGAGAGAAACCAGCATCTTCGTAAGCGCGGCGCAAGGCGGTTACTTGACCTTCTTTGCGAGGTGCATAAATACTCTTGTAGCGTCCATCGCTAGAAGTACCAATGCCTTTAATTACAGCGTAAATTTTATCGTTGTCTCGTTCAGCATCTTCTAGACGCTTGAGAACAATCATCCCGATACCTTCACCCAGCATCATCCCATCAGACTTAGCATCGAATGGTTTAACACTTTCACTAGGAGAAACCGCCGGGGTTTTGCTGAAGGAGATGTAAGCCATGATGGTGTTGTCGGTATCTACACCACCAGTCAGCATCATATCGGCACGATGTTCGACTAGTTCGCTAATCGCTAATTTCAACGCACCGAAGGAACTAGCACAAGCCGCATCAACTACACAGTTAATCCCGCCGAAGTTCAAGCGGTTGGCAATACGTCCAGCCACAACGTTAGCCAGCATTCCAGGGAAGGCGTTTTCATCCCATTTGACGTAAGCAGCTTTGATTTTGTCAACGATTTTTTTAGTGTCTTCGTCAGACAAACCACTACTTTTAAGAACCTTTTCCCAAATTGGATATTCTAACCGTGCAGCCAGTGGCATTCCCAATTGTTTAGCCATCGCTACACCGAGAACTACCCCAGTTGTTTCGCGGCTAAACTCACGAGATTCACCATAGCCAGAATCTTCCATTGCTTCTTTTGCAACTACCAAACTTAGTAGCTGTGAAACATCTGTAACTTCTAAAATGCTGGGAGGAATACCAAATTCCATCGGGTTAAAATCTACCTCTGGAATAAAGCCACCGCGTTTACAATAAGTTTTATCTTCTGGGGTTCTGGGGTTGGGGTCGTAATAATCTTCTACGCTCCAGTGAGTAGGAGGTACATCAGTAATACAATCGATTTTGTTAATGATATTTTGCCAATATTCCCGCAAATTTCTGGCTTTCGCAAATAGCGAAGCCATGCCCACAATAGCTATAGGATTTTGTTCCAGTCGTCTGTTAAGTTTGTTAATCGACATTGGTTTATCTGTCGTCATCTTTTTTTTCCTCTATATACCGAATCAAAGTTTTTTCACAACTGTTGATCTGGGCTTCTAACTCTGCCAAAGCAGCATCAATTGAATAAGCAGACATAGGACATAGACAGTTTTAAATTACTGTGGATTGTGAAGCTACAGTAGTCTTTGTTACCCGTCAAAAAGTATCTGTCTGTTGTGACAAGCAACTAGCTATCCTATGTGTGAAGGCTAAATGCTTTTTTCCTAACAAACACTACACAATTCAAATCAAGGTGAAGAATGAAGTAGGCAGGTACAAATGTCATTTGTCCTTGGTCATTTGTCATTTGTAAAGTTTATAGACATAACCTAGTAACATTTATTCGCACCACCATAATGAAGCCTTTCTACCCTTCTCCTAACAGAGACGCTGCGCGAACGGGAACGCCTGCCGTAGGATGCCCTTAGGGCTGTAGGGCGAACATACTTCATAATTCATACTTCACACTTCTCTTGATATTGCGGTAGCAAGTCAATAACGTTGTTGAAACTGGTAAAATAATCTTGGAGCGCGTTAGCTGCTTGACCAGTGAATTCAAGCCATTCGTAGTGGTAGAAGTTTTGAGCAATAGTATCCAACTGGAACACTGGAAACTTAGGAGTAGCCATGAGGACAGAAACGCTTTTTTCTCCCAAACTCGTTTGATTATCTAGCCTAACAGCAGCAACGTAGCTGGTATTAATGACAACGTTCTGTATCTTGATAAATGCCATAGCCAGTTTCAACGTCCAGGATAATATATTGTACGAAATTCGACCCAGAAAAGTTGACAAGTTCGTTACCGAAAGAACATCACCTCTACTTTGAATTTCACAGCAATTTGAAGAAATTAATCAACAGTTACAAGGTGATGGTGATGCGACTTTGTATAGTATGTTTCTCATCTTCAAGCACAATAAATGTGTTCTGTTTCCGTTGGGCTTTGAAGAGTTGAATTAATAAAAAGAATAGCACACTTCACATAAACTAAATCATTTCTTCAAGGGATTTTAAGAAAAAAATCTGGCTTTTGATGGATGTTGATGTTAAATACAATCTGCATTATAGGTATATTTAGAAACTTATATTTAGTGTTTGAAAATTTGAGCGATCGCCTACCCTGCACAAACCACAGCTTAATTTCATAGATATTTCTAAAATCAGGGTATTCAGTAGAAAAATCATGAACAAATACATAAGCATATATCTTGTTTTTTCAGCAGAGCCTCATAATATGAACTAAGTTTTTGATGAATTTTTAAAATAAGGCGAAACCTAACAGAAATAAGTTATTAATCAAGCAAACATTAAAATTTTAGAAAGTGCATTATAAACAATAATTTGATGACATTTGATGAATTACAAACATTTGAGGATTGAAATGTATATCTGCCAAAAACGTTACAGAAGATGAGGTGTTCCAGATCCCCGACTTCTTAAAGAAGTCGGGGATCTAAGTTCTTGCAAATGATTTAAACACCCACCATTTTTTGCGCTGGCTTGCTAGTCCATTGTTGCCAACGCATTACACCGCGATTAACTAATTGAGGACTTTCATCTCCAATAAAACAGATGCGTCCTAGTCTTTCGCAAGCGATAAGTATTTCACCTTGCCCCATAAACGGGGCAATCACAAAATTATTGGGACTGGTGTAGAAATTGATGAGATAATTGACAACCCCTTCAATACCTTCTATATGAATAGTTGATTGCGGTTTAGCAATTGAATGATGTGAAAAAATGCCTACATAAAGGTTGTTTACTAACAATTCATATTGAAATGGCATTTTGTTATGTTTGTAAAAATCGTAAATTTGTCCTTCAGAACGGA encodes the following:
- a CDS encoding polyketide synthase, whose protein sequence is MEKIAIIGISCLFPDANNPEQFWQNITDQKNSTSEVTLAEIGVDPTIFYDSAKGKPEKIYFLQGGFIRNFQFDPSEYNLPPTLVNSLDNTFKWSLYAAKQAVQHSGYLGNQQALAKCGVILGTLSLPTKLSNQLLSPIYRRTIDGAIAQLLQDQDFHLAAIPPTSKPSPYNAMISGLPAALIAQSLSLSGTHFCIDAACSSAFYSIKLASHYLQTRKADLMLAGAISCSDPLFLRMLFSGIQGYPENGISRPLDKASRGLITSEGIGMVVLKRYSDAVRDGDNILATVCGNGLSNDGRGKHLLSPNAKGQILAYERAYQEAQLSPKEIDYLECHATGTLLGDTTECSSVESFFGEHQASPLVGSAKSNVGHLLVGAGMVGLTKAIYSLNHGVIPPTINIDEPIGAENTVISPKNIVKTTTPWPNNNSTKCVALSAFGFGGTNSHIILEKTAKDAKDTKK
- a CDS encoding SDR family NAD(P)-dependent oxidoreductase: MTTATLVRSSSVFLVSGGAKGITSLCVKKLAQQQPCTFILLGRSEILEDEPDFAKDCFEDAALKKRIMENLLAQGEKPTPMSVQKIYNKIASSREIKQTIAEIRATGAKVEYLSADVTNVAELQQKLAATVARTGAITGIIHGAGNLADKLIEKKTDQDFEKVYTAKVQGLENLLNCVNPNQLEQLVLFSSVTGFYGNIGQSDYAIANEILNKSAHLFKQKHPNCHVVAINWGGWDSGMVTPELKKAFAERGIDIIPVDIGTQMLVNELHPAHHDSTQVVIGSPTIRPPAPLDTELKSYRIRRRIVLEANPFLYDHVIAGSPVLPATCAMSWMINACEELHPGYRYLSCKEFKVLKGITFANSNVSEHILEVQELAKKESEFVELQTTILSKTPEGKTHYHFRAQIKIVRKMPEAPIYESVNLTEDNIITATGTDFYQKDSSSLFHGPAFQKITRVINITPEKITAECYWASISAQKQGQFPINWHNPYANDLSTQPLWVWLNHFHQEICLPGQLTHSEQFRALPCDEPFYVSCEVKAKTATGVTSDYYIHDREGKIYSRILGAKAVIWPMRMMNK